A window of the Synechococcus sp. JA-3-3Ab genome harbors these coding sequences:
- a CDS encoding HD domain-containing phosphohydrolase, which yields MSHGPFAFDLSPGEAKFEAAAALRLSQRLIQVGIALSSETDLRRLLELIVAQARELTCCDGASLFIREGEELRFFVVNRNEELQDLRLPLAPSSIVGYVVLTGESLNLPDVYRLPAGLPYAFNSQVDQQTGYRTRSLLTVPMRDPSGNILGALQLLNRLRPDRPADLAPDQVADWSQPFSELEVQVAEALASQAAVAYQNVRLREELKAAHLETIFCLAQAAEYRDQDTAFHLKRMSHYSRILAKELGLSSHEQELIFYASPLHDVGKIGIPDAILQKPGPLTPEERLIMNRHPEIGYEILSKSDSELMKKSAIIALTHHEKFDGSGYPRGLKGEEIPLEGRIVALADVFDALASRRPYKKAWNLDEIFGFVESQSSSHFDPHVVAAFTRGRGEILEIYHRYQEPR from the coding sequence ATGTCCCATGGGCCTTTCGCCTTCGATCTCTCTCCTGGCGAAGCCAAATTCGAGGCTGCTGCTGCCTTGCGCCTGAGTCAGCGGCTGATCCAAGTGGGGATCGCCCTTTCTTCGGAAACGGATTTAAGGCGCCTGCTGGAACTGATTGTCGCCCAAGCCCGCGAGCTAACCTGCTGTGATGGCGCTAGCCTGTTCATCCGGGAGGGAGAAGAGTTGCGCTTTTTCGTGGTCAACCGCAACGAGGAGCTGCAGGATCTGCGCCTGCCCCTTGCTCCTTCCAGCATTGTGGGCTATGTGGTGCTCACGGGGGAGAGCTTGAATCTGCCGGACGTCTATCGCTTGCCAGCGGGCTTGCCCTATGCCTTCAACTCCCAAGTCGATCAGCAGACCGGCTACCGCACCCGCTCTTTGCTCACGGTGCCGATGCGGGATCCCTCAGGAAACATCCTCGGTGCCCTGCAACTGTTGAACCGCCTCAGGCCGGATCGCCCTGCTGACCTGGCGCCCGACCAGGTGGCTGACTGGAGCCAGCCGTTTTCTGAGCTGGAAGTCCAAGTGGCCGAAGCCCTGGCTTCCCAGGCGGCGGTTGCCTACCAAAATGTGCGCTTGCGGGAAGAGCTGAAAGCTGCTCACCTGGAAACGATTTTCTGTCTGGCCCAGGCTGCCGAATACCGGGATCAAGACACCGCCTTTCACCTCAAGCGGATGAGCCATTATTCCCGCATTCTCGCCAAAGAGTTGGGCCTCTCCAGCCATGAACAGGAGCTGATTTTCTACGCCAGCCCCCTGCACGATGTGGGCAAAATCGGGATCCCGGATGCCATCTTGCAAAAGCCAGGCCCCCTCACCCCCGAAGAGCGCCTGATTATGAACCGCCACCCCGAGATTGGCTACGAGATCCTCAGTAAATCGGACTCGGAGCTGATGAAAAAAAGCGCCATCATTGCCCTCACCCACCACGAGAAGTTCGACGGCAGCGGCTACCCGCGGGGCCTTAAGGGAGAAGAGATCCCGCTGGAAGGGCGGATCGTGGCTTTGGCCGATGTCTTCGACGCTTTGGCCAGCCGCCGCCCCTACAAAAAAGCTTGGAACCTAGACGAGATCTTTGGCTTTGTGGAGAGCCAAAGCAGTAGCCACTTCGATCCCCACGTAGTGGCCGCTTTTACCCGTGGCCGCGGCGAAATTCTAGAGATCTACCACCGCTACCAAGAGCCTCGCTGA
- a CDS encoding VLRF1 family aeRF1-type release factor: MDELNTLIQDLQAAFGDSSTPVLSLYADINPARPENAGRAWVRRIKNTLKELLESGESKPDNSLCEQVLALVEQERPSARTLVLFASRNPAGKPVLRRIDLQVELPVVDLAHGRVEARWGEPYLTPLFFAFDEYERGGVLHLSGNRWRFYELFLGELREDTEIFANISAEEWQELQELAGRIENAVAERRARSGGTFDKLSPKEREAAKVSLWMHKLYLRLASALDKAVDRLGIERLVLMGEAWQVSHFEGYLNRGLRNRIVARVGHPANLHTPTPQDILDRVVPVLEAAERRGELALLERIREQPGAWGLDAVLDALQLGRVEILVLPWRLEATIWRCPDGSVGGTPEMAQLLCPEPQPVALRDQVWVLARDFGARLEFVRGEAEDRLLHEFQGAAALLRW, encoded by the coding sequence ATGGACGAACTCAACACCCTGATCCAGGATCTGCAAGCTGCCTTTGGCGACAGCAGCACGCCGGTGCTCTCGCTATACGCCGACATCAACCCTGCCCGTCCCGAAAATGCTGGCCGCGCCTGGGTGAGACGCATCAAGAATACCCTCAAGGAGCTGCTGGAGAGTGGGGAGAGCAAGCCTGATAACTCCCTCTGCGAGCAAGTCCTTGCTCTAGTGGAGCAGGAGCGCCCTTCGGCCCGCACCCTGGTTCTTTTTGCCAGCCGCAATCCCGCCGGCAAGCCAGTGCTGCGCCGAATCGACCTGCAGGTGGAGCTGCCGGTGGTGGATCTGGCCCATGGGCGGGTGGAGGCCCGCTGGGGGGAACCTTACCTCACGCCCCTTTTCTTTGCCTTTGATGAATACGAGCGGGGTGGGGTGTTGCACCTGTCTGGTAACAGGTGGCGCTTCTACGAGCTCTTCTTGGGGGAACTGCGAGAGGACACGGAAATCTTTGCCAACATCAGCGCCGAGGAATGGCAGGAACTGCAGGAGCTGGCCGGCCGCATTGAAAATGCCGTTGCCGAACGTCGCGCCCGCAGCGGTGGCACCTTCGACAAGCTTTCCCCCAAGGAGCGGGAGGCGGCCAAGGTCAGCCTCTGGATGCACAAGCTCTACCTGCGCCTGGCTTCCGCCCTGGATAAGGCAGTGGATCGCCTGGGCATTGAGCGGCTGGTGCTCATGGGCGAAGCCTGGCAGGTGTCCCACTTCGAGGGCTATCTCAACCGCGGCCTACGCAACCGCATCGTCGCGCGGGTGGGGCACCCCGCCAACCTTCACACACCGACGCCGCAAGACATCCTCGACCGAGTGGTACCCGTCCTGGAGGCCGCTGAGCGCCGAGGAGAGCTGGCTTTGTTGGAGCGGATTCGAGAGCAGCCCGGCGCTTGGGGCTTAGATGCGGTGCTGGACGCCCTACAACTAGGTCGAGTGGAAATCCTTGTCCTGCCCTGGAGGCTAGAGGCCACCATCTGGCGCTGCCCAGACGGCTCGGTGGGAGGAACCCCAGAGATGGCCCAGCTCCTCTGCCCAGAGCCGCAACCGGTGGCGCTGCGGGATCAGGTCTGGGTGCTGGCCCGCGATTTCGGCGCTAGGCTGGAGTTTGTCCGCGGCGAGGCCGAAGACCGCTTGCTCCACGAGTTTCAAGGAGCAGCCGCGCTGTTGCGCTGGTAG
- the pgl gene encoding 6-phosphogluconolactonase — translation MQGFQLEIWPEGTAFFRRAVEIWQEQAAAAIRQRGRFTVALAGGNTPRKLYAALTQAPGIPWQQTWLFWGDERYVPPDHPESNYGMVRRILLDTVGVPASQVFPMPTHSGDPLRDAAEYEATLQQIFGTECPAFDLIWLGVGEDGHTASLFPGTAALEVQHRWVTVGQKREEPRLTLTYPVLNRAAQVVVLVTGASKAAIVKEALTTEAHLPCQRLNPQGRLLWLLDAAAAAELPLPAVALLG, via the coding sequence ATGCAAGGGTTCCAGTTGGAAATCTGGCCGGAGGGAACAGCCTTTTTCCGGCGGGCGGTCGAGATCTGGCAAGAGCAGGCCGCGGCGGCCATCCGTCAACGGGGCCGCTTTACGGTGGCCTTGGCAGGGGGAAACACGCCACGGAAGTTGTATGCTGCTTTAACCCAGGCGCCGGGGATCCCTTGGCAGCAAACCTGGCTGTTCTGGGGGGACGAGCGCTACGTTCCCCCGGATCACCCCGAGAGCAATTACGGCATGGTACGGCGGATCCTGCTGGATACGGTCGGGGTTCCCGCCTCCCAAGTCTTTCCCATGCCCACCCACTCAGGAGATCCCTTACGGGATGCGGCGGAGTACGAGGCGACCCTGCAGCAGATTTTCGGCACCGAATGCCCTGCCTTTGATCTGATCTGGCTGGGAGTGGGAGAAGACGGCCACACGGCCTCCTTATTTCCCGGTACAGCCGCCCTGGAGGTGCAACACCGCTGGGTGACGGTGGGCCAAAAAAGGGAGGAGCCGCGCCTGACTCTGACCTACCCTGTCTTGAACAGGGCGGCTCAGGTGGTGGTTTTGGTAACGGGGGCCAGCAAAGCCGCGATCGTCAAGGAGGCGCTGACAACGGAGGCCCACCTGCCCTGCCAGCGCCTCAACCCCCAAGGACGGCTGCTATGGCTGCTGGATGCGGCGGCAGCGGCTGAACTGCCCCTGCCCGCGGTGGCCTTGCTCGGCTAG
- the pth gene encoding aminoacyl-tRNA hydrolase, whose protein sequence is MTQVKTQPPEEVALQLIVGLGNPGPQYANTRHNCGFMVVDQLAERWGIPLALEKRFQGSYGEGFALGGKRRLLKPETYMNRSGEAVRAVLDWYKLDPASVLVVYDDMDLPLGRLRLRGSGSAGGHNGMKSVIEHLGSEAFPRLRLGVGRPKGNQDRVGHVLGSFEPAEQAVLDRVLRAAVAAVECCLQEGLKTAMNRFNPLDFSGPDRQDQPAPLNPAKTAPGES, encoded by the coding sequence GTGACCCAGGTCAAGACCCAGCCGCCAGAGGAGGTTGCCCTCCAGCTCATCGTTGGCCTGGGCAATCCTGGCCCGCAGTATGCCAACACCCGGCACAACTGCGGCTTTATGGTGGTGGATCAGTTGGCAGAGCGCTGGGGGATCCCATTAGCTCTGGAAAAGCGGTTCCAAGGTAGCTACGGAGAAGGTTTTGCCCTGGGGGGCAAGCGGCGCCTGCTCAAGCCGGAGACCTACATGAATCGCTCTGGCGAGGCGGTGCGGGCGGTGTTGGATTGGTACAAGTTGGATCCTGCCTCGGTTCTGGTGGTGTACGACGATATGGACTTGCCCCTGGGTCGCCTGCGGCTGCGGGGATCTGGCTCCGCCGGCGGACATAACGGCATGAAGTCTGTCATTGAGCACTTGGGCAGCGAAGCCTTCCCTCGCTTGCGCCTGGGCGTGGGCAGACCTAAGGGCAACCAAGACAGGGTTGGGCATGTTTTGGGGAGCTTTGAACCCGCTGAGCAGGCAGTGCTGGACCGGGTTCTAAGGGCGGCAGTGGCAGCGGTGGAGTGTTGCTTGCAAGAAGGATTGAAGACGGCCATGAACCGCTTCAACCCTTTGGATTTCTCTGGGCCAGATCGGCAAGATCAGCCAGCTCCTCTCAACCCAGCCAAGACTGCGCCCGGAGAAAGCTGA
- a CDS encoding transglutaminase N-terminal domain-containing protein produces MRPRCNGIQTLLAFELRVDPPPAGQSELVDLDGNAAVQL; encoded by the coding sequence TTGCGGCCCCGTTGCAACGGGATCCAAACCCTCTTGGCCTTTGAGCTGCGGGTGGATCCGCCGCCGGCAGGCCAATCGGAGCTGGTGGATCTGGATGGCAACGCGGCGGTTCAGCTCTAG
- a CDS encoding phosphoribulokinase, producing MASSPERIVMIGVAGDSGCGKSTFLRRLGDLFGRDLITTICLDDYHSLDRYQRKEKGITALDPRANNFDLMYEQAKALKNGQSVMKPIYNHETGLIDPPERVDPSPIIVLEGLHPMYDERVRELLDFKVYLDLAPEIKIAWKVKRDMAERGHTYEDVLRSIEARRPDFEAYVDVQKRYADVVIEVLPTKLLPELDPEHKVLRVRMIQREGVRYFDHVYLFDEGSTIDWIPCGKKLTCSYPGIRLHYGPSTYFDQPVSVLEIDGTFDKLEEVIYIENHLSNLSTRYYGELTELLRKHPEYPGSRNGSGLIQVIVGLKLRALYEKIQAEAKELAVAS from the coding sequence ATGGCAAGCAGTCCTGAACGTATTGTAATGATCGGTGTTGCCGGAGATTCTGGCTGTGGCAAGTCCACGTTCTTGCGGCGGTTGGGGGACTTGTTTGGCCGGGATCTCATTACCACCATTTGTCTGGACGACTACCACTCCTTGGATCGCTACCAGCGCAAAGAGAAGGGCATTACGGCGCTGGATCCCCGCGCCAACAACTTCGACCTCATGTACGAGCAGGCCAAGGCGCTCAAAAATGGCCAGAGCGTGATGAAGCCCATCTACAACCACGAGACAGGGCTCATTGACCCGCCGGAGCGGGTGGATCCCAGCCCCATCATCGTCTTGGAGGGCCTTCACCCCATGTACGACGAGCGGGTGCGGGAGCTGCTGGACTTCAAGGTCTATCTGGATCTGGCGCCGGAGATCAAGATTGCCTGGAAGGTGAAGCGGGACATGGCCGAGCGGGGCCACACCTATGAAGATGTGTTGCGCTCCATTGAGGCCCGCCGCCCCGATTTCGAGGCCTACGTCGATGTGCAGAAGCGCTATGCCGATGTAGTCATCGAGGTGCTGCCCACCAAGCTGCTGCCGGAGCTGGATCCGGAGCACAAGGTGCTGCGGGTGCGTATGATCCAGCGGGAGGGGGTGAGGTATTTCGACCATGTTTACCTCTTCGACGAAGGCTCCACCATCGACTGGATCCCTTGTGGCAAAAAGCTGACCTGCTCCTACCCAGGCATTCGCCTGCACTACGGCCCTTCCACCTACTTCGACCAGCCGGTTTCGGTGTTGGAAATTGACGGCACCTTCGACAAGCTGGAAGAGGTTATCTACATCGAGAACCACCTGAGCAACCTGTCGACCCGTTACTACGGCGAGCTGACGGAGCTGCTGCGCAAGCACCCGGAATATCCTGGATCCCGCAATGGCTCTGGACTCATCCAGGTAATCGTGGGCCTGAAGCTGCGGGCCCTCTACGAGAAGATTCAGGCGGAAGCCAAAGAGCTGGCGGTTGCTTCCTAA
- a CDS encoding AI-2E family transporter, translating into MMSRRQLTLSVSSIALVVATGMLLLLLWQLRNLVVTVMIAVVVAAALAPLVDLAERMRIPRWLGVVVYLSFIAGIAGLALLMGPTVVTQTQRLLARLPSYLERLQLLADTWIADLAGVDPAALDYLNQLLDPQSLMNWAVRSGQQLLVQSFDFTRGLLGGLLTVVLTLFISGYMLVSGSDLVQGLVELFPYPWNERLAQQVQPMAQRMGGYIQGRVLVSAILGVMIAVSLRFLGLSEFALALGVIAGFTNLIPFIGPVLGSLPALVVAIVQGGWTFLWVLILYVAVQNLETYVLDPLLVGSSVRVKPLYQLLAVLGGTQLLGIVGAVIAPPWVAGMAVLLENLYLKPKQEAELRAKLCAQAAEASGSLAWRGIGSNLEGSLPSPATGEADSLTRPGGSEELPRVEDRVAGRSP; encoded by the coding sequence ATGATGAGCCGAAGACAGCTGACCCTCTCCGTCTCCTCCATAGCCCTGGTAGTGGCCACAGGGATGCTGCTGCTGTTGCTGTGGCAACTGCGCAACCTGGTGGTAACTGTGATGATCGCGGTGGTGGTGGCGGCGGCGCTGGCTCCCCTGGTGGATCTGGCGGAGCGGATGCGGATCCCCCGTTGGCTGGGGGTGGTGGTTTATCTGAGTTTCATTGCCGGGATTGCCGGCTTGGCTCTGCTCATGGGTCCGACGGTGGTGACCCAGACCCAGCGGCTGCTGGCAAGGTTGCCCTCTTACCTGGAGCGGCTCCAACTGTTAGCAGACACCTGGATTGCCGATCTGGCAGGGGTGGATCCGGCGGCGCTGGACTACTTGAACCAGTTGCTGGATCCGCAGTCGCTGATGAACTGGGCAGTTCGCTCAGGACAACAGTTGCTGGTGCAGTCCTTCGATTTCACCCGCGGTCTGCTGGGCGGCCTGTTGACCGTAGTGCTGACCCTCTTCATTTCCGGTTATATGCTGGTGAGCGGCTCTGACCTGGTGCAGGGCCTGGTGGAGCTGTTCCCCTACCCCTGGAATGAGCGGTTGGCCCAGCAGGTGCAGCCGATGGCGCAACGTATGGGGGGCTACATCCAGGGGCGGGTCTTGGTCTCGGCCATTTTGGGGGTGATGATTGCCGTCTCGCTCCGCTTTTTGGGCCTGTCGGAGTTTGCGCTGGCGCTGGGGGTAATCGCCGGGTTTACCAATCTGATTCCCTTTATCGGCCCAGTCTTGGGATCCCTGCCGGCTTTGGTGGTGGCCATCGTCCAAGGGGGCTGGACTTTTTTGTGGGTGCTGATCCTGTACGTTGCCGTGCAAAACCTGGAAACCTATGTGTTGGATCCCTTGTTGGTGGGATCCTCGGTGCGGGTGAAGCCCTTGTATCAATTGCTGGCGGTGCTGGGGGGCACTCAGTTGTTGGGCATTGTTGGGGCGGTGATCGCGCCCCCCTGGGTAGCCGGTATGGCGGTGCTGCTGGAGAACCTTTATCTCAAGCCCAAGCAGGAGGCAGAGCTGCGCGCCAAGCTGTGCGCTCAGGCCGCCGAAGCCTCCGGTTCTCTGGCTTGGCGAGGGATCGGTAGCAACCTGGAGGGATCCTTGCCCTCTCCTGCCACTGGGGAAGCCGACTCCCTGACGCGGCCAGGCGGTTCTGAGGAATTGCCGCGGGTGGAAGATCGCGTGGCCGGACGCAGTCCTTGA
- a CDS encoding transglutaminase-like domain-containing protein codes for MLTLRENPFDYLLCDWATHLPIDYPSTLAAQLQPYRTAQADAGIQSLAWELWDQVQGETTAFLPALNQRIYSECRHILREKGDPSPAGLTWQRKTGSCRDLTLVLMEACRAVGLAAGFVSSYQVGPPLQENLELQGTTGKEPAEPVRRHLHAWAEVYLPGAGWRGFDPTQGLAVADGHVALAASAYPKDAGPIYGHWLGRGVHSKMDYTIHIEAESALQSQAQLSPIS; via the coding sequence GTGCTCACCCTGCGGGAGAATCCCTTTGACTATCTGCTCTGCGATTGGGCTACCCATCTTCCGATTGACTATCCCAGCACGCTGGCAGCTCAATTGCAGCCTTATCGGACGGCGCAGGCGGATGCTGGCATCCAAAGCCTGGCCTGGGAGCTGTGGGATCAGGTGCAGGGGGAGACGACGGCTTTTTTGCCGGCGCTCAACCAACGCATCTACTCCGAGTGCCGTCACATCCTGCGGGAAAAGGGGGATCCCTCGCCCGCCGGCTTGACCTGGCAGCGCAAAACCGGCTCCTGCCGTGACCTGACGCTGGTGTTGATGGAGGCCTGTCGGGCAGTAGGTCTGGCGGCAGGATTTGTCAGCAGCTACCAGGTCGGCCCGCCGTTGCAAGAGAACCTGGAACTCCAGGGCACAACCGGCAAAGAGCCCGCAGAGCCTGTCCGCCGCCACCTGCACGCCTGGGCAGAGGTGTATCTGCCGGGGGCCGGTTGGCGGGGGTTCGATCCCACCCAAGGGCTGGCCGTGGCCGATGGCCATGTGGCTTTGGCGGCCAGTGCCTACCCCAAAGATGCCGGCCCCATCTACGGCCACTGGCTGGGCAGAGGCGTTCACAGCAAGATGGACTACACCATTCACATCGAGGCGGAATCCGCCCTGCAGAGCCAAGCCCAACTGAGCCCCATATCCTAG
- a CDS encoding ferredoxin--NADP(+) reductase yields MVASAQKREVVVNLYRPNAPLIGQCVETYSLVGEGAPGLTKHIVLSLPDPNYRYLEGQSVGIIPPGVDDKGKPHKPRLYSIASTRYGDDGEGRTVSLSVKRAEYVDKETGQPGVGVCSGFLTDLKPGDEVMITGPSGKTFLLPEDENANLILIATGTGIAPFRAFIKHLFEEDPNYQGKIWLFFGVPTTSTLLYHGDLEAWKAQYGDRFRVDYAISREQQTPDGKKMYVQNRMAEYGPELWEMLQQPNTYTYICGLKGMEDGINSVMAPLAEQAGQDWSKFQKELKKANRWHEETY; encoded by the coding sequence ATGGTTGCCAGCGCCCAAAAGCGAGAAGTTGTTGTCAATCTGTACCGTCCCAACGCGCCCCTGATCGGCCAGTGTGTAGAGACCTACTCCCTTGTGGGGGAAGGGGCACCCGGCCTGACCAAGCACATTGTGCTCAGCCTGCCGGATCCCAACTACCGCTACCTGGAGGGCCAAAGCGTTGGCATTATTCCTCCTGGCGTAGATGACAAGGGCAAGCCCCACAAGCCCCGCCTCTACTCCATTGCCTCTACCCGCTATGGCGACGATGGCGAGGGGCGCACCGTTTCTCTGAGTGTGAAACGGGCCGAATACGTGGATAAGGAGACAGGCCAGCCGGGGGTAGGGGTCTGCTCCGGCTTCCTCACCGATCTCAAACCCGGCGACGAGGTGATGATCACCGGGCCCTCGGGGAAAACTTTTTTGCTGCCGGAAGATGAGAACGCCAACCTGATTTTGATTGCCACCGGCACCGGCATCGCCCCTTTTCGCGCCTTCATCAAGCACCTGTTTGAAGAGGATCCCAACTATCAGGGCAAGATCTGGCTGTTTTTTGGGGTGCCCACCACGTCCACCTTGCTCTACCACGGGGATCTAGAGGCCTGGAAAGCCCAGTATGGGGATCGCTTCCGCGTCGATTACGCCATCAGCCGCGAACAGCAAACCCCCGACGGCAAAAAGATGTACGTGCAAAACCGCATGGCCGAGTACGGCCCCGAGCTGTGGGAGATGCTGCAGCAGCCCAACACCTACACTTACATCTGCGGCCTCAAGGGAATGGAGGACGGCATCAACAGCGTCATGGCCCCCCTTGCCGAGCAAGCCGGTCAAGACTGGAGCAAGTTCCAGAAGGAGCTGAAGAAGGCCAACAGGTGGCACGAGGAAACCTACTGA
- the leuS gene encoding leucine--tRNA ligase, translating to MDARYNPPAIESKWQAHWRELGLDRTPELTAESRKFYALSMFPYPSGSLHMGHVRNYTITDVIARHKRMQGYAVLHPMGWDAFGLPAENAAIDRGIPPAKWTYQNIAQMRDQLQRLGLSYDWEREITTCAPDYYKWTQWLFLQFFKAGLAYQKEAPVNWDPVDQTVLANEQVDAEGRSWRSGALVEKRLLKQWFLKITAYADQLLADLEKLSGWPERVLTMQENWIGQSVGARVVFKTETGEELPVFTTRPDTLWGATFMVLAPEHPLVEKLTTPEQEVAVKAYRAEAAARSEIERSAEDREKTGVWTGSYAINPVNQERIPIWIADYVLMGYGTGAIMAVPAHDQRDFEFARQFGLPIKLVVQPPQGGVTSAEDLQAAWTGEGVLINSGPLNGIPVGKGPGQSVERAIAWLEEQGLGERQVNYRLRDWLISRQRYWGCPIPIIHCPHCGIVPVPEEDLPVLLPEDVELTGRGGSPLAQLEDWVKVKCPACGADARRETDTMDTFICSSWYFLRFSDPRNDREIFRKDLVNAWLPVDQYVGGIEHAILHLLYSRFFTKVLRDLGLLNFDEPFSRLLTQGMVQARTYYNPNKSGKDRWIPTALVKDPNDPRDPETGEPLQVIYATMSKSKGNGVDPEEVLANYGADTARMFILFKAPPEKDLEWDDADVEGQFRFLNRVWRQVYEFVVRGSGTESLQGKAAELLQAKVEAGSLTKAERDLRRAVHTAIKEVSEDLEEYQFNTAIAGLMKLSNALAEAEIPDSPVYAEGIRTLVLLLAPFAPHMAEELWQALGGTDSVHRQAWPTYDPAALVADTVTIVVQVNGKLRGSFEAPADVTPQEQERLALQSEAAQRYLQGMTPKRVIVVPKKLVNLVV from the coding sequence GTGGACGCGCGCTACAATCCTCCGGCCATCGAAAGCAAGTGGCAGGCCCACTGGCGTGAACTCGGGTTGGATCGCACGCCGGAGCTGACGGCGGAAAGCCGCAAGTTTTATGCCCTGTCGATGTTCCCCTACCCCAGTGGCAGCCTGCACATGGGGCATGTGCGTAATTACACCATCACGGATGTGATTGCCCGCCACAAGCGGATGCAGGGGTACGCGGTGCTGCACCCCATGGGGTGGGATGCCTTTGGCTTGCCGGCAGAGAACGCCGCCATCGATCGGGGGATCCCGCCGGCCAAGTGGACTTACCAGAACATTGCCCAAATGCGGGATCAACTGCAGCGGCTGGGGCTTTCCTACGACTGGGAGCGGGAGATCACCACTTGCGCCCCCGACTACTACAAGTGGACGCAGTGGCTCTTCCTGCAGTTTTTCAAAGCGGGCCTGGCCTACCAGAAGGAGGCGCCGGTGAACTGGGATCCGGTGGACCAGACCGTCTTGGCCAACGAGCAGGTAGATGCGGAAGGGCGCTCCTGGAGATCGGGAGCTCTGGTGGAAAAGCGCCTCCTCAAGCAGTGGTTTCTCAAGATCACGGCCTATGCCGACCAACTGCTGGCTGACCTGGAGAAGCTCTCCGGCTGGCCGGAGCGGGTGCTCACCATGCAGGAGAACTGGATTGGCCAGTCGGTGGGGGCTAGGGTTGTCTTCAAAACCGAAACAGGGGAGGAGCTGCCGGTGTTCACCACCCGGCCTGACACCCTCTGGGGAGCCACCTTCATGGTGCTGGCGCCGGAGCATCCCTTGGTGGAGAAGCTCACCACCCCTGAGCAAGAGGTTGCCGTCAAGGCCTACCGGGCCGAGGCCGCTGCCCGCAGCGAGATCGAGCGCAGCGCCGAAGACCGCGAAAAAACGGGCGTCTGGACGGGATCCTACGCCATCAACCCCGTCAATCAAGAGCGGATCCCCATCTGGATTGCCGACTATGTGCTCATGGGCTACGGCACAGGAGCCATCATGGCCGTGCCCGCCCACGACCAGCGGGACTTTGAGTTTGCCCGCCAGTTCGGCCTGCCCATCAAGCTGGTGGTGCAGCCGCCCCAAGGGGGGGTGACGAGTGCTGAAGATCTGCAGGCGGCCTGGACGGGGGAGGGGGTGTTGATCAACTCCGGCCCCTTGAACGGAATCCCAGTGGGCAAGGGCCCAGGGCAAAGTGTAGAAAGGGCCATCGCCTGGCTAGAAGAGCAGGGGCTGGGAGAACGGCAGGTCAACTACCGCCTGCGGGATTGGCTCATCTCGCGACAGCGCTACTGGGGCTGCCCCATTCCCATCATCCACTGCCCCCACTGCGGCATTGTGCCGGTGCCGGAGGAGGATCTGCCGGTGCTGTTGCCCGAGGATGTGGAGCTGACGGGGCGAGGGGGATCCCCCTTGGCCCAGTTGGAGGACTGGGTAAAGGTGAAGTGCCCCGCCTGTGGTGCCGACGCCCGCCGCGAGACGGACACGATGGACACCTTTATCTGCTCCTCGTGGTATTTCCTGCGCTTTAGCGATCCCCGCAACGACCGCGAGATCTTCCGCAAGGATCTGGTCAACGCCTGGCTGCCGGTAGATCAGTACGTGGGCGGCATCGAGCACGCCATCTTGCACCTGCTTTACTCCCGTTTTTTCACCAAAGTGCTGCGGGATCTGGGGTTGTTGAATTTCGATGAGCCCTTCTCCCGCCTGCTAACCCAGGGGATGGTGCAGGCGCGCACCTACTACAACCCCAACAAGTCCGGCAAGGATCGCTGGATCCCTACTGCATTGGTCAAGGATCCCAACGACCCGCGGGATCCGGAAACCGGCGAGCCCCTGCAGGTTATCTACGCAACTATGTCCAAGTCCAAGGGCAACGGCGTGGATCCGGAAGAGGTGCTGGCCAACTACGGGGCAGACACAGCCCGCATGTTCATCCTCTTCAAGGCGCCGCCGGAAAAGGACTTGGAGTGGGACGATGCCGATGTGGAAGGGCAGTTTCGCTTTCTCAACCGCGTCTGGCGGCAGGTGTACGAGTTTGTTGTTCGCGGTAGCGGGACGGAGTCCTTGCAGGGCAAAGCCGCCGAGCTGCTGCAGGCCAAGGTTGAAGCAGGATCCCTGACCAAAGCGGAAAGGGATCTGCGCCGCGCCGTGCACACGGCCATCAAAGAAGTCAGCGAGGACTTGGAGGAGTACCAGTTCAACACTGCCATTGCTGGGCTGATGAAGCTGAGCAACGCCCTGGCTGAAGCCGAGATCCCGGACTCGCCAGTCTATGCGGAAGGGATCCGCACCTTGGTCTTGCTCCTAGCCCCCTTTGCCCCCCACATGGCTGAGGAGCTGTGGCAGGCCCTGGGCGGCACCGACTCAGTGCATCGCCAGGCTTGGCCTACCTATGACCCGGCGGCCCTAGTGGCCGATACGGTAACGATTGTGGTGCAGGTCAACGGCAAGCTGCGCGGCTCCTTTGAAGCCCCTGCCGATGTCACGCCCCAGGAGCAGGAGCGGTTGGCTCTGCAATCGGAGGCGGCGCAGAGGTATCTGCAAGGGATGACGCCGAAGAGGGTCATTGTGGTGCCGAAGAAGCTGGTTAACCTGGTTGTCTAA